The following coding sequences are from one Leptospirales bacterium window:
- a CDS encoding efflux RND transporter permease subunit — MIERLLHYFIRSQLLIWLVIVGLLLGGLMALFGLQREAYPRVDFHQAVITTVFPGAAPEDVEQRVTIPLEEEIREVEGLKRVRSTSRHSVSEIFVEVDLKERDPDGVLDEVRRALDRVTDLPSEVTERPVFQEQKTGTFPVLEISLYGANSEQELTDIAEFYEKQLEKLPGVARVDLFGKREHEWQALLNPNSMRARGVSMLEVVQSLAARNVNIPGGALEAEQARNIRTTGEFQNIGQLARVPVQSNDIGSRTMLGQIARFEEGFESPRLLARTNGQNAINLMVLKRERSDIVTVTGDVAHRLEELKQIRPIQSAIVLDEARQTRRRLSVVQSNAAMGFVLVVAMLIAFLNFRTALVTAGSLPLVVLGSLIFFPQADITFNMISMMGLIISLGMLVDNSIVIAENVHRYREQGYSPIEAATHGAAELVIPILGSFLTTVAAFVPMLLMTGIMGKFIWQIPFLVIVSLSVSLLESFFLLPARLARFSEKEGQKNSSELRQRLDAFFDGVASGFGGFVRFLAAHPFRSFAVMSVVVLASFVGMAFMKFSLFPKEEVEQFIIRMEFEPSLRVTQTVQRMSAVESLVRGLPADELVSYSVKAGIQQIDAGDPLTRVGEHLAMVNIYLTPESERKRTAKEIIDALTPAVRQTPGLIAYSLQEVVPSPPVGAAITVAVEGPEYEKLREISAEVRAYLATIRGVKNIADDYRPGREEIIVRLNEERAATAGVSDQLAAQMVRSAYEGAEATTLRQGDREITIRVRYDEPFRRDLAALSEIAAPNRVGLRTTLGSISTLETRNGPESLSHYDFERAITILADVDEDIITSSEANALIFARFKDLSQRYPGYALKLRGEEQETNESMASLAQAGGLALLAIFGIIALIFNSPLRALIIMMTVPLGLTGIVIGFLTAGKALSFLALIGIIGLAGVQVNAGIMLVEFIDKARREDGLGPLDAVVDAARTRFRPILLTSLTTMAGLFPTAYALGGSDPVLIPMTLALAWGLASGTFGSLLFIPVVFSCGYKLRELWLSRRGSQANPSSMKTLSEAEAAARLGDWPQSNGNGSPGANFNGKVRRSSKRTLQN, encoded by the coding sequence ATGATCGAACGCCTTCTGCACTACTTCATTCGCTCCCAGCTCCTGATCTGGCTGGTCATTGTCGGTCTGCTACTGGGGGGACTGATGGCCCTCTTCGGGTTGCAGCGCGAGGCCTACCCGCGCGTCGATTTTCATCAGGCCGTGATTACTACCGTCTTTCCAGGCGCCGCCCCTGAGGATGTAGAACAACGCGTCACCATTCCGCTGGAAGAGGAGATTCGCGAGGTCGAAGGTCTCAAGCGCGTTCGGTCCACATCGCGACACTCCGTTTCAGAAATCTTCGTGGAAGTTGATTTGAAGGAGCGCGATCCGGACGGCGTGCTCGACGAGGTGCGGCGGGCGCTGGATCGTGTGACCGATCTTCCTTCAGAAGTAACAGAACGGCCGGTCTTCCAGGAGCAGAAGACCGGAACCTTTCCGGTGCTTGAGATTTCGCTCTACGGCGCAAATAGCGAACAGGAGCTGACGGACATTGCCGAATTCTACGAGAAGCAGTTGGAAAAACTGCCCGGCGTAGCGCGCGTCGACTTATTTGGCAAGCGCGAGCACGAGTGGCAGGCGCTGCTCAATCCAAACAGTATGCGCGCTCGCGGCGTCTCGATGCTTGAGGTCGTGCAGTCGCTGGCAGCGCGCAACGTAAATATTCCCGGCGGCGCACTGGAAGCAGAGCAAGCACGGAACATACGCACAACCGGCGAATTTCAAAACATTGGCCAGCTGGCGCGCGTCCCGGTACAGTCCAACGATATCGGCAGCCGCACCATGCTCGGTCAGATTGCGCGATTCGAGGAAGGTTTTGAATCTCCGCGATTGCTGGCGCGCACCAACGGGCAGAATGCGATCAATCTGATGGTCCTCAAGCGCGAGCGCAGCGATATTGTCACGGTTACCGGCGACGTGGCGCACCGGCTGGAGGAATTGAAACAGATTCGACCCATCCAGAGCGCCATCGTTCTCGATGAAGCCCGGCAAACTCGTCGTCGCCTTTCCGTCGTGCAATCGAACGCGGCCATGGGCTTCGTTCTGGTTGTCGCCATGCTTATCGCCTTCCTGAATTTTCGCACGGCGCTGGTGACTGCTGGCTCGCTGCCTCTGGTGGTGCTTGGATCTCTGATATTTTTTCCACAGGCCGATATCACCTTCAACATGATCTCGATGATGGGCTTGATCATCTCGCTGGGCATGTTGGTGGATAACAGCATCGTCATTGCCGAAAATGTGCATCGCTACCGCGAGCAGGGCTACTCGCCGATCGAAGCCGCAACGCATGGCGCCGCCGAACTGGTCATTCCGATTCTGGGCAGCTTTCTGACCACCGTCGCCGCCTTTGTTCCGATGCTGCTCATGACGGGCATCATGGGCAAATTCATCTGGCAGATTCCCTTTCTGGTAATCGTCAGTCTGAGCGTCAGCTTGCTGGAGTCTTTCTTTCTGCTGCCGGCGCGACTGGCCCGCTTCAGTGAAAAGGAAGGCCAGAAAAACAGCTCTGAGCTGCGCCAGCGTTTGGACGCCTTCTTTGATGGCGTGGCCTCCGGCTTTGGCGGTTTTGTGCGATTCCTGGCCGCGCATCCCTTTCGTTCCTTTGCGGTGATGAGCGTCGTCGTCCTGGCCTCCTTCGTTGGCATGGCCTTCATGAAGTTCTCGCTCTTTCCCAAAGAGGAGGTAGAACAGTTTATCATTCGAATGGAATTCGAGCCATCGTTGCGCGTAACGCAAACCGTACAACGCATGAGCGCCGTCGAAAGCCTGGTGCGCGGTCTGCCCGCCGACGAACTGGTTAGCTACTCGGTCAAGGCGGGCATCCAGCAAATCGACGCCGGCGATCCGCTGACGCGCGTTGGCGAACACCTGGCCATGGTAAATATCTATCTGACTCCTGAGTCGGAGCGTAAACGCACGGCCAAAGAGATCATCGATGCGCTCACGCCAGCGGTGCGCCAGACGCCAGGTTTGATTGCCTATTCGCTGCAGGAAGTCGTGCCCTCTCCGCCGGTCGGCGCTGCAATTACCGTGGCCGTAGAAGGTCCGGAGTACGAGAAGCTGCGTGAGATCTCCGCCGAGGTGCGCGCCTATCTGGCGACAATCCGCGGCGTAAAAAACATTGCCGATGACTACCGACCAGGGCGCGAGGAAATTATTGTACGCTTGAACGAGGAGCGCGCCGCAACCGCCGGCGTTAGCGATCAGCTGGCGGCCCAGATGGTACGCAGCGCCTATGAGGGCGCAGAGGCTACGACCCTGCGCCAGGGCGATCGTGAGATTACCATCCGCGTACGCTACGACGAACCCTTCCGGCGCGATCTGGCGGCCTTGAGCGAGATCGCCGCGCCCAACCGCGTTGGACTGCGAACTACTCTGGGATCGATTTCCACTCTGGAAACGCGCAACGGCCCGGAGAGCCTTTCGCACTACGACTTCGAACGGGCGATCACGATCCTCGCCGACGTCGACGAAGATATCATAACTTCTTCTGAAGCAAATGCTTTGATCTTTGCCAGGTTCAAGGACCTGAGCCAGCGCTATCCAGGCTATGCATTGAAACTGCGCGGCGAGGAACAGGAGACCAACGAGTCCATGGCATCGCTGGCACAGGCCGGCGGTCTGGCGCTATTGGCCATCTTTGGCATCATCGCCTTGATCTTCAACAGCCCGCTGCGCGCGCTGATTATCATGATGACGGTTCCGCTTGGCTTGACCGGGATCGTAATTGGCTTTCTCACCGCCGGCAAGGCGCTGTCCTTTTTGGCGCTGATAGGCATCATTGGATTGGCCGGAGTGCAAGTAAATGCCGGCATCATGCTGGTTGAATTCATCGACAAGGCGCGACGCGAAGATGGCCTGGGCCCGCTCGATGCCGTGGTTGATGCAGCGCGCACGCGCTTTCGTCCGATTCTTTTGACATCGCTGACAACCATGGCCGGCTTATTCCCAACGGCCTATGCCCTGGGCGGTTCGGATCCAGTACTGATTCCGATGACTCTGGCCCTTGCCTGGGGACTGGCCTCTGGCACTTTTGGATCGCTGCTGTTTATCCCGGTGGTTTTCTCCTGCGGCTACAAGCTACGCGAACTCTGGCTCTCTCGGCGCGGCAGCCAGGCCAATCCTTCGTCCATGAAAACGCTCAGCGAAGCGGAAGCAGCGGCGCGACTGGGAGATTGGCCACAGTCCAACGGAAATGGATCGCCAGGCGCCAACTTCAATGGCAAAGTACGTCGCTCGTCGAAGCGTACGCTGCAAAACTAA
- the pbpC gene encoding penicillin-binding protein 1C: MIQRLAAWRQRYAAAFARQAWGHSLLVAALIVAAMRLSGWMIPLTPPGGYSRAVYDRDGRLLRLTLTADQMRRLPFDEARVSSPMRAAILLQEDRWFYLHPGLNPVALLRAARAYLRGSDSGGASTITMQAARLRYGLRTRSPGGKALQIFIALWIELRYSKDAILSYYLSQAPFGGNIEGIEAASLIYFQKPASQLSLPEALLLAVIPKSPERRAPGQQQNEELRRARDALQERWLQSRPGDALAAVALSPGQVHRTSPPFRAPHWTWLALAQSNATQVHTTLDLSIQTIVEEQARLHLQLIRPQGVRNVSAILVDLRSAEILAWLGSAGYKDDSIQGQVDGVRARRSPGSTLKPFLFALAFQQGIIHPYTLLKDAPASYGLFVPENFDRDFSGPLSATAALIRSRNIPAFYLASRVHNPSLYDLLQRSGVGEMKPPSFYQLAIALGGAEVTMEELARLYVALGRGGEMQPLRSCLRNCGSLDAWRGASQRLFSEQAAFLTLDILRQASRPNRGLTPGLSEQSPVYWKTGTSMGFRDAWSAGIFDDYVVIVWSGSFDGSSNPYLSGREAAAPLMFRIIDAMRSRPGHRRGHPAAANPPAGVAQVEVCTVSGDLPNDHCPHRRLTWFLPGVSPIARCNIHREALVDARSGKRVCGARQHVRSEVYEFWPSDLEELFAQAGAPRAAPPEFEAECLFASQEGAPPHITSPLRGASQQLHGSLRDRRMALSAVADGGVRRLYWFADDAYLGAAAPGESFFWDAPTGDFTLRVVDDHGRSDSMPLVVLPPQLSP, from the coding sequence TTGATCCAGCGCCTTGCAGCATGGCGCCAGCGCTATGCTGCAGCTTTTGCCCGGCAAGCGTGGGGCCACAGCCTGTTGGTCGCCGCGCTGATTGTGGCGGCGATGCGGCTCAGCGGCTGGATGATTCCACTTACGCCGCCTGGCGGATACTCGCGCGCTGTCTACGATCGCGATGGCCGTCTGCTGCGCCTGACCTTGACCGCTGATCAAATGCGGCGATTGCCCTTCGATGAGGCGCGCGTCTCCAGCCCAATGCGAGCCGCAATTCTCTTGCAGGAGGACCGGTGGTTTTACCTGCATCCGGGGCTGAATCCTGTGGCGCTGCTGCGTGCAGCGCGTGCCTATCTGAGGGGCAGCGACAGCGGCGGCGCTTCCACCATCACCATGCAGGCGGCGCGCCTGCGCTACGGGTTGCGGACGCGCAGCCCCGGCGGCAAAGCGTTGCAAATATTCATCGCGTTGTGGATCGAGCTTCGCTACAGCAAAGACGCAATTCTTTCGTACTACTTAAGTCAGGCGCCCTTTGGCGGCAACATTGAAGGCATTGAAGCGGCCAGCCTGATCTATTTTCAAAAACCGGCATCGCAGCTTTCCCTGCCCGAGGCCCTGTTGCTGGCCGTCATCCCCAAGAGCCCGGAGCGCCGTGCGCCAGGCCAGCAGCAAAATGAAGAGCTGCGCCGCGCCCGCGATGCCCTGCAGGAGCGCTGGCTGCAAAGCAGACCAGGGGACGCTCTGGCCGCGGTCGCGCTATCGCCGGGACAGGTCCATCGCACTTCGCCGCCCTTTCGGGCGCCGCATTGGACCTGGCTGGCCCTCGCTCAAAGCAATGCCACCCAGGTCCATACTACGCTGGACTTAAGTATTCAAACGATTGTAGAAGAGCAAGCCCGCCTTCATCTGCAGTTGATTCGTCCGCAAGGCGTGCGCAATGTTTCGGCGATTCTTGTCGACCTGCGATCGGCGGAGATACTGGCGTGGCTGGGTTCGGCAGGCTATAAGGACGACAGCATTCAGGGGCAGGTCGATGGCGTACGCGCCCGGCGCTCGCCGGGGTCGACGCTGAAGCCCTTTCTTTTTGCGCTGGCCTTCCAGCAGGGAATCATCCATCCTTATACCTTGCTCAAGGATGCGCCGGCAAGCTACGGGCTCTTTGTTCCTGAAAACTTCGATCGCGACTTCAGCGGTCCGCTGAGCGCTACCGCGGCTTTGATTCGTAGCCGCAACATCCCTGCATTTTACCTCGCTTCGCGCGTTCACAATCCCTCGCTCTATGATCTCTTGCAGCGCAGCGGCGTCGGCGAGATGAAGCCGCCCTCTTTCTACCAGCTGGCTATCGCGCTGGGCGGCGCCGAAGTTACCATGGAGGAACTGGCCCGACTCTATGTGGCGCTGGGTCGCGGCGGCGAGATGCAGCCGCTGCGGAGCTGCCTGCGAAACTGTGGAAGTCTCGACGCGTGGCGCGGCGCTTCGCAGCGTCTGTTTTCCGAACAGGCGGCTTTCCTGACGCTCGACATATTACGGCAGGCGTCGCGCCCCAACCGCGGCCTGACGCCCGGCCTGAGCGAACAATCTCCAGTCTACTGGAAGACGGGCACCTCGATGGGTTTTCGCGACGCCTGGAGCGCGGGAATATTTGATGACTACGTAGTAATTGTCTGGTCCGGCTCCTTCGACGGCAGTTCCAATCCCTACCTGTCCGGCCGTGAGGCGGCGGCGCCGCTGATGTTTCGCATCATAGATGCCATGCGCAGTCGTCCCGGCCATCGCCGCGGTCATCCGGCAGCGGCCAATCCGCCAGCGGGCGTCGCTCAGGTGGAGGTTTGCACCGTCTCCGGCGATCTGCCCAATGACCACTGCCCCCATCGGCGGCTGACCTGGTTCTTGCCCGGCGTTTCGCCCATCGCGCGCTGCAACATCCACCGCGAGGCGCTGGTGGACGCGCGCAGCGGCAAGCGCGTCTGCGGCGCCCGTCAACATGTCCGTTCCGAAGTATACGAATTCTGGCCCAGCGATCTGGAGGAGCTGTTTGCTCAGGCCGGGGCCCCGCGCGCGGCGCCGCCGGAGTTTGAAGCGGAGTGTCTGTTCGCATCGCAGGAGGGAGCGCCGCCGCACATCACTTCTCCCTTGCGCGGCGCCAGCCAACAATTACACGGTTCGCTGCGCGATCGTCGAATGGCGTTGAGCGCCGTGGCCGATGGCGGCGTACGTCGTCTCTACTGGTTTGCCGACGACGCCTACCTGGGCGCGGCGGCGCCTGGCGAATCTTTCTTCTGGGATGCGCCGACCGGCGACTTTACGCTGCGGGTGGTGGACGATCACGGGCGCAGCGACTCGATGCCGCTGGTCGTATTGCCGCCACAGCTATCGCCTTGA